The Listeria welshimeri serovar 6b str. SLCC5334 genome has a window encoding:
- the rpsI gene encoding 30S ribosomal protein S9, whose protein sequence is MAQVQYYGTGRRKSSVARVRLVPGDGKIVINNRDWEDYIPFAALREVIKQPLVATETLGNYDVLVNVRGGGYTGQAGAIRHGVARALLQVAPEYRPALKSAGLLTRDSRMKERKKPGLKGARRAPQFSKR, encoded by the coding sequence GTGGCTCAAGTACAATATTACGGAACTGGTCGTCGTAAAAGCTCTGTAGCTCGCGTACGTTTAGTACCAGGCGACGGCAAAATCGTTATTAACAATAGAGACTGGGAAGATTACATCCCATTTGCAGCTCTTCGTGAAGTTATCAAACAACCTTTAGTAGCTACAGAAACTTTAGGTAACTATGATGTACTAGTAAACGTTCGCGGTGGTGGTTACACTGGTCAAGCCGGTGCTATCCGTCATGGTGTAGCTCGTGCACTATTACAAGTGGCTCCTGAGTACCGCCCAGCACTTAAATCTGCTGGCCTACTTACTCGTGATTCACGTATGAAAGAACGTAAAAAACCAGGACTTAAAGGCGCGCGTCGTGCACCTCAGTTCTCAAAACGTTAA
- the rplM gene encoding 50S ribosomal protein L13, translated as MRTTYMAKPGEVERKWYVIDATGVSLGRLSSEVASILRGKNKPQFTPHIDTGDFVIIINAGKIGLTGKKATDKIYYRHSQYPGGLKSRTAGEMRTNNPEKLLELSIKGMLPKNSLGRQLFKKLHVYGGSEHEHAAQQPEVYELRG; from the coding sequence ATGCGTACAACTTATATGGCGAAACCCGGCGAAGTAGAACGTAAATGGTACGTTATCGACGCTACTGGTGTTTCTTTAGGACGTTTATCCAGTGAAGTTGCTTCAATTCTTCGCGGAAAAAACAAACCACAATTTACTCCACATATCGACACTGGAGACTTTGTAATCATCATCAACGCTGGTAAGATTGGTCTTACTGGTAAAAAAGCTACTGACAAAATTTACTACCGTCACTCTCAATATCCAGGCGGTTTGAAATCTCGTACTGCAGGCGAAATGCGTACAAACAATCCTGAGAAATTATTAGAACTATCTATCAAAGGTATGCTTCCAAAAAATTCTCTTGGACGTCAATTATTCAAAAAATTACACGTATATGGTGGATCTGAGCACGAACATGCAGCTCAACAACCAGAAGTATACGAATTACGCGGTTAA
- the truA gene encoding tRNA pseudouridine(38-40) synthase TruA, which yields MTRYKAIISYDGSGFYGYQIQPNARTVQAEIEKALKKMHKGKNVRITASGRTDTGVHAKGQVIHFDSDLDITADKFQKALQVMTPFDISFLTVDEAPADFHARFGTVGKEYRYIVKRTKIFDPFSRNFALHYPYELDIAKMKLASECLIGEHDFTSFCSARTERDSKVRTLYSIDFYEEDEETLVIAFQGNGFLYNMVRILTGTLLDAGQGRISSEDITEALLARDRQKLISKTAPPQGLYLWRVDYE from the coding sequence ATGACAAGATATAAAGCGATAATTTCGTATGATGGCAGCGGGTTTTATGGTTATCAAATACAACCAAATGCTCGCACCGTCCAAGCAGAAATTGAAAAAGCGCTTAAAAAAATGCATAAAGGTAAGAATGTTCGTATTACAGCATCGGGAAGAACAGACACTGGTGTTCATGCAAAGGGTCAGGTAATTCATTTTGATTCAGATTTGGATATTACAGCAGATAAATTTCAAAAGGCCTTGCAAGTCATGACACCATTTGATATTAGTTTTTTAACGGTTGACGAGGCGCCAGCTGATTTCCACGCTAGATTTGGCACAGTTGGAAAAGAATACCGTTATATTGTAAAACGAACAAAGATTTTCGACCCTTTTAGTCGTAACTTTGCACTCCATTATCCATATGAATTAGATATTGCAAAAATGAAGTTAGCAAGTGAATGCTTAATTGGCGAACATGATTTTACTAGTTTTTGTTCGGCGAGGACAGAGCGTGATTCCAAAGTACGGACGCTTTATAGTATCGATTTTTATGAAGAAGATGAAGAAACTTTGGTGATTGCTTTTCAAGGGAATGGATTCTTATACAACATGGTGCGAATTTTGACTGGAACGTTGCTTGATGCGGGTCAAGGGCGGATTTCCTCGGAGGATATTACCGAAGCTTTGTTAGCACGTGATCGTCAAAAACTCATTAGCAAAACTGCCCCACCACAAGGGTTGTATTTATGGCGAGTTGACTATGAATAA
- a CDS encoding energy-coupling factor transporter transmembrane component T family protein, which yields MMDKMILGRYIPGNSWLHRIDPRAKITAVMAFIAIVFLANNWLTYVLMFMYVLYLVLTSKVPFLFFIKGLQPIFWLILITLLLQVFFTKGGTVLVDLGLLQITTLGLANGAMMFCRFVLIIFMTTLLTLTTSPIELTDGLEKILAPFRLVHLPVHELALMLSISLRFIPTLMDETEKILKAQKARGVEFTSGKWSDRIKAIIPLLVPLFISAFKRAEDLAIAMEARGYRGGKGRTRFRLLRWKFMDTLLLISLVVLSGLLFWLRS from the coding sequence ATGATGGATAAAATGATTCTCGGGCGATATATCCCGGGGAACTCTTGGTTACATCGAATTGATCCACGTGCGAAAATTACCGCTGTGATGGCATTTATAGCGATTGTGTTTTTAGCAAATAACTGGTTGACGTATGTGCTCATGTTTATGTATGTTTTGTATTTAGTCCTAACTTCGAAAGTGCCATTTTTATTTTTTATTAAAGGATTACAACCCATTTTTTGGCTTATTTTAATCACGCTTTTATTGCAAGTCTTTTTTACAAAAGGCGGAACAGTTTTAGTTGATTTAGGGTTGTTACAAATAACGACACTTGGACTGGCGAATGGTGCGATGATGTTTTGCCGTTTTGTTCTGATTATTTTTATGACAACACTTTTAACATTAACGACAAGCCCAATTGAACTAACAGATGGACTGGAGAAAATTTTAGCTCCTTTTCGATTAGTGCATTTACCAGTACATGAACTTGCTTTAATGCTTAGTATTTCTTTGCGATTTATTCCAACATTGATGGATGAAACGGAGAAAATTTTAAAAGCGCAAAAAGCTCGTGGGGTAGAATTCACGAGTGGGAAATGGAGTGATCGAATCAAAGCGATTATTCCGTTACTTGTCCCACTTTTTATTAGTGCATTTAAGCGTGCGGAAGACTTGGCGATTGCGATGGAAGCACGTGGTTATCGCGGTGGTAAAGGAAGAACGAGATTTCGTTTACTACGCTGGAAATTTATGGATACCTTGTTACTTATTTCTTTGGTAGTGTTAAGTGGATTATTATTTTGGTTGCGGAGTTGA
- a CDS encoding energy-coupling factor ABC transporter ATP-binding protein has product MEIKLEQLGYCYQKNSPFEKRALLDVNVSFDSGSYSAIIGHTGSGKSTLLQHLNALLMPTEGKITVGEREIVAGVKQKKLRDLRKKVGIVFQFPEAQLFEETVEKDICFGPMNFGVSEEDAKLRAKKVIYEVGLTEEILSRSPFELSGGQMRRVAIAGVLAMDPEVLVLDEPTAGLDPHGREEIMEMFYNLHKEKGLTTVLVTHSMEDAARYAEKIVLMKAGTVLQIGSPREIFAKPDALVDLGLSVPDVVRFQGLFERKFNVKLTKTCLTIAELITEMAPYLAKGGA; this is encoded by the coding sequence ATGGAAATTAAACTCGAACAACTAGGTTATTGTTATCAAAAAAATAGCCCTTTTGAAAAGCGAGCATTACTTGATGTAAATGTTTCCTTTGATTCTGGTAGCTATTCTGCAATTATTGGACATACAGGTTCTGGGAAATCGACCTTACTGCAACATCTTAATGCGCTGTTAATGCCTACAGAAGGTAAAATAACGGTCGGAGAGAGAGAAATTGTTGCTGGCGTTAAACAAAAGAAACTTCGTGATTTACGTAAAAAAGTCGGGATTGTATTTCAATTTCCAGAAGCACAACTTTTTGAAGAAACGGTTGAGAAGGATATTTGCTTTGGACCAATGAACTTTGGAGTTTCAGAAGAAGATGCAAAACTTCGAGCTAAAAAAGTAATTTATGAAGTTGGATTGACAGAAGAAATTTTGTCACGTTCGCCGTTCGAACTTTCCGGCGGGCAAATGCGCCGTGTAGCGATTGCAGGTGTTTTAGCGATGGATCCAGAAGTACTTGTATTAGATGAGCCTACAGCGGGACTAGATCCTCATGGCCGAGAAGAGATTATGGAAATGTTCTATAATTTGCATAAAGAAAAAGGACTAACGACAGTGCTTGTTACACATAGTATGGAAGATGCCGCTCGTTATGCGGAAAAGATTGTTTTGATGAAAGCCGGGACGGTTCTCCAAATAGGTTCGCCGCGTGAAATTTTTGCGAAGCCAGATGCACTGGTTGATCTTGGCTTGTCTGTACCTGATGTGGTGAGATTTCAAGGGCTTTTTGAGCGTAAGTTTAATGTTAAATTAACGAAAACATGTTTAACTATTGCTGAATTAATAACGGAAATGGCGCCTTATTTAGCGAAGGGCGGGGCTTAA
- a CDS encoding energy-coupling factor ABC transporter ATP-binding protein has product MAESFVRLEHVFYKYEDAEKYAVKDVSISAEKGEWVALVGHNGSGKSTIAKLLNGLLFPEEGLIKIGHFVLSEKNIWEIRRQVGMVFQNPDNQFVGATVQDDVAFGLENHGVPHDTMVKRVESALNEVGMQSYALHEPARLSGGQKQRVAIAGVLALQPDVIILDEATSMLDPRGRAEVMETIRIMREQEDITVISITHDLDEVLFADRVIVMNNGEIHSEGTPQEIFQQADAMREIGLGVPFIIELQEKLVAGGFETESTVLSEGALLDQLWKLNSNN; this is encoded by the coding sequence GTGGCAGAAAGTTTTGTGAGATTAGAACACGTTTTTTATAAATATGAGGATGCGGAAAAATATGCAGTGAAAGATGTATCTATTTCTGCTGAAAAAGGGGAATGGGTCGCGCTTGTTGGACATAATGGCTCAGGTAAATCAACTATTGCCAAATTACTCAATGGCTTACTTTTTCCGGAAGAGGGTTTAATTAAAATCGGGCATTTTGTTTTGTCCGAAAAAAATATATGGGAAATTAGACGGCAAGTTGGAATGGTTTTTCAAAATCCGGATAACCAATTTGTTGGAGCTACTGTCCAAGATGATGTCGCGTTTGGTCTGGAGAATCATGGTGTTCCGCATGATACGATGGTGAAGCGAGTAGAGTCAGCTTTAAATGAAGTAGGAATGCAAAGTTACGCGCTACATGAACCTGCTAGACTTTCTGGTGGACAAAAACAACGTGTCGCGATTGCAGGGGTTTTAGCACTTCAGCCAGATGTGATTATTTTGGACGAAGCAACTTCCATGCTTGACCCGAGAGGACGCGCCGAAGTAATGGAAACAATTCGGATTATGCGTGAACAAGAAGATATTACCGTTATCTCAATTACGCATGATTTAGATGAAGTGCTTTTTGCGGACCGGGTTATTGTTATGAATAATGGAGAAATCCATAGTGAGGGTACGCCGCAAGAAATTTTCCAGCAAGCAGATGCGATGCGAGAAATCGGCCTAGGTGTGCCATTTATTATTGAATTACAAGAAAAACTAGTTGCAGGTGGCTTTGAAACAGAGAGTACCGTGCTATCGGAAGGAGCATTACTAGATCAATTATGGAAATTAAACTCGAACAACTAG
- a CDS encoding MgtC/SapB family protein — protein sequence MLADFILRLVVAGILGAVIGLDREIRAKEAGFRTHFLVSLGSALIMIVSQYGFSQNATMQTVSFDPSRVAAQVVSGIGFIGAGTIIIQKKFVRGLTTAAGLWATAGIGLAVGAGMYSVSIAATLLTLIGLEFLSIVFKSISLHTTSLTYSTDNQENLVKITDKIQQNKQQIISYTSEKELVGNSLFIRVNIVVKTKNKNDQYELFHFIQTLPDITVEKME from the coding sequence ATGTTGGCAGATTTTATTTTACGCCTTGTTGTTGCTGGTATCCTCGGAGCAGTTATTGGGCTTGACCGAGAAATCAGGGCTAAAGAAGCTGGATTTCGGACACATTTTCTTGTTTCTCTTGGTAGTGCTTTGATTATGATTGTATCTCAATATGGTTTTTCTCAAAACGCCACCATGCAAACTGTATCGTTCGACCCGAGCCGTGTCGCTGCCCAAGTGGTAAGTGGTATAGGTTTTATTGGTGCTGGTACAATTATTATTCAAAAGAAGTTTGTTCGTGGACTTACAACAGCTGCTGGTCTTTGGGCTACAGCAGGAATCGGTCTTGCAGTTGGAGCTGGGATGTACTCGGTCAGTATTGCGGCCACGTTACTCACATTAATTGGTTTGGAATTTCTTAGTATCGTTTTCAAATCGATTTCCCTTCATACAACTTCATTAACTTATTCCACTGACAATCAAGAAAATTTAGTGAAAATCACCGACAAAATCCAGCAAAATAAACAACAAATTATTTCATACACTAGTGAAAAAGAATTGGTCGGAAATAGTCTATTTATACGAGTTAATATTGTAGTAAAAACCAAGAATAAGAACGATCAATACGAACTATTTCACTTTATCCAAACACTACCAGATATAACCGTCGAAAAAATGGAATAA
- a CDS encoding acetamidase/formamidase family protein, with the protein MKKFVTSDRSIHKMDESTEPVITVKDGSVVTIKIKDHFNGQINEEQLHYGEIDWKQFSPTTGPIYVDGARPGDLLAITIEKIKLTSKDVLLLNGPNIGITGELLPNNCIRRYKIERNKIIYSEEIHIRLRKTIGLLKTESNKQTTPFHMSTKYGGALDSSDITEGATIFLPVEKYGAMLHIGDVRATTGFGKITSTSAEAPAEVTLRLQVLKNKTAPTPTIIHKNNLICLASDLTIENSTKKALQNMLTLLTESDKITLEDAIFLLSLQADFEVCQLSKANINTSIKLSLDCFPEMPFL; encoded by the coding sequence ATGAAAAAATTTGTAACCTCAGATCGTTCGATTCATAAGATGGATGAATCAACAGAACCTGTGATTACAGTGAAAGACGGCTCCGTTGTGACAATAAAAATAAAAGATCACTTCAACGGCCAAATCAACGAAGAACAGCTTCATTACGGGGAAATAGATTGGAAGCAGTTTTCACCAACCACTGGCCCAATATATGTAGATGGTGCACGGCCAGGAGATTTACTCGCAATAACGATTGAAAAAATCAAACTCACAAGCAAAGACGTCCTCTTATTAAATGGTCCAAACATCGGCATAACCGGTGAATTGTTGCCAAACAACTGCATCAGACGTTATAAAATCGAACGAAATAAAATTATTTACTCCGAAGAAATCCACATACGTTTGCGAAAAACAATTGGTTTACTAAAAACAGAATCTAATAAGCAAACCACCCCATTTCATATGTCTACTAAATACGGAGGCGCACTTGACTCTTCAGACATCACAGAAGGAGCAACCATATTTTTGCCAGTAGAAAAATACGGGGCAATGCTTCATATTGGTGATGTAAGAGCAACAACAGGATTTGGAAAAATCACTTCAACTAGTGCAGAAGCTCCAGCAGAAGTAACATTACGCCTGCAAGTATTAAAAAACAAGACAGCTCCCACACCTACGATAATTCATAAAAACAATTTGATTTGCCTCGCCTCAGATCTTACTATAGAAAACTCAACAAAAAAAGCTCTACAAAATATGTTAACACTACTCACTGAATCAGATAAAATAACATTGGAAGATGCGATATTTTTGTTGTCTTTACAAGCCGATTTCGAAGTTTGCCAATTAAGTAAAGCAAACATAAATACGAGTATAAAGTTATCTTTAGACTGCTTTCCAGAAATGCCATTTCTATAA
- a CDS encoding DNA glycosylase AlkZ-like family protein, translating to MQSVDKSQVALNRLHNSGLLQEKFPSAPDASRALFGIQSQYQQFGEISLFNRVLDLTKKELQISYDQNDLIKIWGQRMTVHMYAPADWFFIHDVYADKNNWLRKHTDSLGHDLDDLLNEMEQLLLSDKKIPKEAFKELFGKHAKELMTWGGVFIQGSLDGTLFCVPESPKTRFYTHRKWINSDKQGDWGINQDKTGLETMIERYFSAYGPATINDFKHWTGLRKFEFQSILDKILVNYFSYLGEDGQIYYSKTEIQTNIQQPKPLLLGKFDPLFVSYGKKDWLANEKEVSLIWRPAGQIEAVLIVGGLFCGTWRYKITGNKVIFTFYLTKKMTKKNQLLVEKEAKNMACFLEKEYQGSLFELV from the coding sequence ATGCAATCGGTTGATAAGTCACAAGTTGCTCTAAATAGATTACATAATTCAGGCTTATTACAAGAAAAATTTCCTAGCGCACCCGATGCTTCTCGTGCGTTATTTGGCATTCAGTCGCAGTATCAACAATTTGGTGAAATAAGTTTGTTTAACCGGGTACTTGATTTGACGAAGAAAGAACTCCAAATAAGCTATGATCAAAATGATTTAATTAAAATATGGGGACAGCGCATGACTGTGCATATGTATGCGCCCGCTGATTGGTTTTTTATTCATGATGTATACGCAGACAAGAATAATTGGTTAAGGAAGCATACAGACTCTCTAGGGCACGATTTAGACGATTTACTTAATGAGATGGAGCAACTTTTATTGAGTGATAAGAAAATTCCTAAAGAAGCATTTAAGGAATTATTTGGAAAACATGCAAAAGAGCTTATGACTTGGGGTGGAGTTTTTATCCAAGGTTCTTTAGATGGGACTCTTTTTTGTGTGCCAGAATCCCCGAAAACAAGATTTTATACACATAGAAAATGGATAAATAGCGATAAACAAGGCGACTGGGGAATTAACCAGGATAAGACAGGGCTTGAAACTATGATTGAAAGATATTTTAGTGCTTATGGTCCAGCTACAATAAATGATTTCAAGCATTGGACTGGTCTTCGGAAATTTGAATTTCAAAGCATATTAGATAAAATTTTAGTGAATTATTTTAGTTATCTAGGGGAAGATGGTCAAATTTACTATAGCAAAACAGAAATTCAAACTAACATACAACAACCAAAACCACTTTTATTAGGTAAGTTTGATCCGCTTTTTGTGTCTTATGGGAAGAAGGATTGGTTGGCGAATGAAAAAGAAGTTAGTCTTATTTGGCGGCCGGCTGGACAAATTGAAGCGGTATTAATTGTTGGCGGATTATTTTGTGGCACATGGCGATATAAAATAACTGGAAACAAAGTCATTTTCACATTTTACCTTACTAAAAAAATGACAAAGAAAAATCAACTACTTGTTGAGAAAGAAGCAAAGAATATGGCGTGCTTTCTAGAAAAAGAATATCAAGGTAGTTTGTTTGAATTAGTATAA
- the rplQ gene encoding 50S ribosomal protein L17, whose product MGYRKLGRTSSQRKALLRDLATDLIVFERIETTEARAKEIRKVVEKLITSGKKGDLHARRQAAAFVRHEVVEVVQVDAKGKDGSTVKKNRPVYALQKLFDDVAPRYAERQGGYTRILKKGPRRGDGAPMVIIELV is encoded by the coding sequence ATGGGTTACAGAAAATTAGGTCGTACAAGCTCACAACGTAAAGCATTACTACGTGATCTTGCAACGGATTTAATCGTATTTGAACGTATTGAAACAACAGAAGCTCGCGCTAAAGAGATTCGTAAAGTTGTTGAAAAACTAATCACTTCTGGGAAAAAAGGAGACTTGCACGCTCGTCGTCAAGCAGCTGCTTTTGTTCGTCATGAAGTTGTAGAAGTAGTACAAGTAGATGCTAAAGGTAAAGATGGTTCTACTGTGAAGAAAAACCGTCCTGTATATGCTCTACAAAAACTATTTGATGATGTTGCTCCACGTTACGCGGAACGTCAAGGTGGTTACACTCGTATCTTGAAAAAAGGTCCACGTCGCGGTGACGGCGCACCAATGGTTATTATTGAATTAGTTTAA
- a CDS encoding DNA-directed RNA polymerase subunit alpha, with protein MIEIEKPKIETIEISDDAKYGKFVVEPLERGYGTTLGNSLRRILLSSLPGAAVTSIQIDGALHEFSVIEGVVEDVTTMILNIKKLALKIYSDEEKTLEIDMQGPGVVTAADINYDSDVEILNPDLHIATLSDNAKFHVRLNATRGRGYTPADQNKRENMPIGVLPVDSIFSPVIRVNYQVENTRVGQSTNYDKLTFDVLTDGSISPEEAVSLGAKILSEHLSIFVNLTDEAQKAEIMIEKEESHKEKVLEMTIEELDLSVRSYNCLKRAGINTVQELADKSEDDMMKVRNLGRKSLEEVKVKLADLGLSLRNEN; from the coding sequence ATGATCGAAATTGAAAAGCCAAAAATCGAGACGATTGAGATCAGCGATGATGCCAAGTATGGAAAGTTTGTTGTAGAGCCACTTGAGCGTGGATATGGTACAACTTTGGGTAACTCCTTACGTCGTATTCTATTATCTTCTCTTCCAGGTGCAGCAGTAACCTCTATCCAAATTGATGGAGCTTTACATGAGTTTTCTGTAATTGAAGGTGTAGTAGAAGATGTAACAACCATGATTTTAAATATTAAAAAACTTGCACTAAAAATCTATTCTGATGAAGAAAAAACATTAGAAATCGATATGCAAGGTCCTGGTGTAGTGACTGCTGCTGATATTAATTATGACAGCGACGTTGAGATTTTAAATCCCGACTTACACATTGCTACATTAAGTGATAATGCTAAATTTCATGTGCGTTTAAATGCGACTCGTGGTCGTGGTTACACACCTGCTGATCAAAATAAACGCGAAAATATGCCAATTGGTGTACTTCCAGTCGATTCAATTTTTTCACCGGTTATCCGTGTGAACTATCAAGTGGAAAATACACGTGTTGGACAATCAACTAATTATGATAAGCTTACGTTTGATGTGTTAACTGACGGAAGTATCAGCCCAGAAGAAGCAGTTTCACTTGGAGCTAAAATTCTTTCTGAGCATTTAAGTATCTTCGTTAACTTAACAGATGAAGCACAAAAAGCTGAAATTATGATTGAAAAAGAAGAAAGCCATAAAGAGAAAGTGCTTGAAATGACTATTGAAGAATTAGACTTGTCTGTTCGTTCATATAATTGTTTAAAACGCGCTGGAATCAATACAGTACAGGAACTTGCTGATAAATCCGAAGACGATATGATGAAAGTCCGTAACTTGGGCCGTAAATCGCTTGAGGAAGTTAAAGTAAAACTGGCTGACCTTGGCTTATCTCTAAGAAACGAAAACTGA
- the rpsK gene encoding 30S ribosomal protein S11 yields the protein MARKTNTRKRRVKKNIESGIAHIRSTFNNTIVMITDTHGNALAWSSAGSLGFKGSRKSTPFAAQMAAESAAKSAQEHGLKTLEVTVKGPGSGREAAIRALQAAGLEVTAIKDVTPVPHNGCRPPKRRRV from the coding sequence ATGGCTCGTAAAACAAATACTCGTAAACGCCGTGTGAAAAAGAATATCGAATCTGGTATTGCACACATTCGTTCTACATTTAATAATACGATCGTAATGATTACTGACACACATGGTAATGCTTTAGCTTGGTCAAGTGCAGGTTCTCTAGGATTTAAAGGTTCTCGTAAATCTACTCCTTTCGCGGCACAAATGGCAGCTGAAAGTGCAGCAAAATCAGCACAAGAACATGGTTTAAAAACATTGGAAGTAACTGTTAAAGGTCCTGGTTCAGGTCGTGAAGCGGCTATCCGTGCACTACAAGCAGCTGGTCTTGAAGTAACAGCTATTAAAGATGTAACTCCAGTTCCACATAACGGATGTCGTCCTCCAAAACGTCGTCGCGTATAA
- the rpsM gene encoding 30S ribosomal protein S13 — MARIAGVDVPREKRIVISLTYIYGIGKQTASEVLAEAGVSEDTRTRDLTEEELGKIREILDRIKVEGDLRREVNLNIKRLIEIGSYRGMRHRRGLPVRGQNTKNNARTRKGPSKTVAGKKK, encoded by the coding sequence ATGGCACGTATTGCAGGTGTGGACGTTCCACGTGAAAAACGTATTGTTATTTCCCTGACTTACATTTATGGTATCGGCAAACAAACAGCTAGCGAAGTTCTTGCTGAAGCTGGTGTTTCTGAAGATACTCGTACTCGTGATTTAACTGAAGAAGAGCTAGGTAAAATCCGTGAAATCTTAGACCGTATTAAAGTTGAAGGTGACCTTCGTCGTGAAGTAAACTTAAACATTAAACGTCTAATCGAAATCGGTTCTTACCGTGGCATGCGTCACCGTCGTGGACTTCCAGTTCGCGGACAAAATACAAAAAATAATGCCCGTACTCGTAAAGGCCCGTCCAAAACAGTAGCAGGCAAAAAGAAATAA
- the rpmJ gene encoding 50S ribosomal protein L36, translating into MKVRPSVKPMCEKCKVIRRKGKVMVICENPKHKQKQG; encoded by the coding sequence ATGAAAGTAAGACCATCAGTGAAACCTATGTGCGAAAAATGTAAAGTTATTCGTCGTAAAGGTAAAGTAATGGTAATTTGTGAAAATCCAAAACATAAACAAAAACAAGGATAA
- the infA gene encoding translation initiation factor IF-1, whose protein sequence is MAKEDVIEVEGVVQETLPNAMFNVELENGHKVLATVSGKIRMHYIRILPGDKVTVELSPYDLTRGRITYRFK, encoded by the coding sequence ATGGCAAAGGAAGATGTTATTGAAGTAGAAGGCGTTGTGCAAGAAACTCTACCAAACGCGATGTTCAATGTTGAACTCGAAAATGGTCATAAAGTACTGGCAACTGTTTCTGGTAAAATCCGCATGCATTACATTCGTATTTTACCTGGAGATAAAGTGACAGTAGAGCTTTCTCCATACGACCTGACACGCGGAAGAATTACTTATCGTTTTAAATAA
- a CDS encoding adenylate kinase translates to MKLVLMGLPGAGKGTQAEQIVEKYNIPHISTGDMFRAAMKNNTELGKKAKSFMDNGDLVPDEVTNGIVRERLAEDDAKNGFLLDGFPRTVEQAAELENILSDLGTELDAVINIEVDKDVLMKRLTGRWICRTCGKTYHEIYNPPKVAGKCDLDGGELYQREDDKKETVENRLNVNMKQTKPLLDFYSEKGKLHSINGEQDINDVFVDVEKILASF, encoded by the coding sequence TTGAAATTAGTATTAATGGGACTGCCCGGCGCCGGAAAAGGCACACAAGCGGAACAGATTGTTGAGAAATACAACATTCCTCATATTTCCACTGGAGATATGTTCCGAGCAGCTATGAAAAATAATACAGAGTTAGGTAAGAAAGCTAAATCCTTTATGGATAATGGTGATCTTGTTCCTGATGAAGTAACAAATGGTATCGTTCGTGAACGTTTGGCTGAAGATGATGCTAAGAATGGTTTCTTGCTAGATGGTTTTCCGCGTACTGTGGAACAAGCAGCTGAACTTGAAAATATTCTAAGCGATTTAGGAACGGAACTTGATGCTGTCATTAACATCGAGGTTGATAAAGACGTTTTAATGAAACGTTTAACAGGTCGCTGGATTTGTCGGACTTGTGGTAAAACTTACCATGAAATCTATAACCCACCGAAAGTTGCTGGGAAATGTGATTTAGATGGTGGAGAACTTTACCAACGCGAGGATGACAAAAAAGAAACTGTTGAAAATCGACTAAATGTAAACATGAAACAGACTAAGCCGCTTCTTGATTTTTACTCTGAAAAAGGTAAACTTCATAGCATAAACGGTGAGCAAGATATTAATGATGTTTTTGTAGATGTGGAAAAAATTCTTGCTTCTTTTTGA